In Trueperella pecoris, the DNA window CGACGTTCGCCTTATTTGGACCCGTGCAGTAGCCCGCGCGGGCGAGTTGCTGGTGGACCGGGACGACGACGTCGTCGAGCTCCTCGCCCAGACGACCGACCAAGATCTGCGGTGGATGCTTCTGACGGCGCGTGCCGCAACTGGCAGTCTGGGTACTGACGATCTCGACGCCGAGCTGGCGCGAACCGGGACGGCCGCCGACGTCGTCGCGTATCTGGAAGCCACGGCGAGCCTACCGGGGGCTTCCGCGGATGCCCTTGCCAAGGTTGTCGCGGGTGGCTTGTCCAATGATCACGTCCAGGCGCTGATCAACGGCCTTCGTCAGCCGTTGCGTGCGGGGGAAACCGCCGCGGCCGTGGGAGACTATTTCGCCCGGCTCGAAGACATCTGGACCACGCACTCCCAGGAAATTGCCGAGCGCATCATTTACGGTCTGTACCCCATGAGCGACCTCGATTCTGCTTCTCCTCAGCGCAACGCTCAGGTGCTTGCGGCTGACGAATGGTTGGCGACGCACGAGCAGGCACCGGCCAGCCTTCGCAAGATTATTCTCGATTGCCGCCACGAGCACCTGCGCATGCTACGTGCGCAGGCGACACGCTGGTGACACGCGGAAACTTGGAGAAATTTGCCGGCCGACAATGACACTGATTCACCAGTGCGTTAAGGTTGTAGGAAGAACAGAGAGGGGCTAGCGATGGCAGATTTTGAGGTGCATCCGCAGGGGGTCGATCCGACGTCGACCTCGCGTTTTACGGCGATTGGAGTGCCGCTTGAACCGCAACAAATGGTTCATGGCCTCGATCCCGAAGATACCGCCACCATCAACGCTCTTCCTGCCACCTCCGCGCTTCTCATCGCCCTCACCGGTGCCAACGCCGGTGCTCGCTTCCTGCTCAACGCCGATACCACGACCGTTGGGCGCCACCCGAAGTCGGATATTTTCCTCGACGATGTGACGGTCTCGCGCAAGCATGCGCTGTTCGTGCGCTCCGGCCGCAATTTCTTCGTGCGCGATTCCGGCTCGCTCAATGGCACGTACGTCAACATGCAGCAGGTCGAAGAGGCGAAGCTGAACGATGGCGATGAGGTGCGCATCGGAAAGTACCAGCTGACCTTCTATGGTTCACGTCAGGCGGGCGAATGAGTCCTCAGGCTAAGCGTGTTGAGGAAGCTGAGCTCCCTCGCACATGGCCTCAAGAGGTTTCTCACGAACCGACACTGAAGATCGGTGAAGTGACATCGCAGCTTCGGCGTGAGTTTCCTTTCTTGGCGTCATCGAAGATCCGCTATTTCGAATCCCAGGGGCTCATAGAGCCCTATCGCACGGATTCGAACCAGCGCATATTCTCTCTCGCCGATGTTGAGCGCCTGCGTTTCATTTTGATCGAACAGCGTGATCGCTATGTTCCGCTCCCGCAGATCAAGGAAATGCTCAGCCAGCTCGACTCTGGACAGGCGAGCCAGGACCATCCCGGCCGGATGCGAGCCTTGCCCGACGACGCCCGCCCGACCCCGGGAACGCGCATCCATAAGGACGAACTCGCGGCGTTGACGGGCGCGTCCTTGACCGAGATCGATCATCTGATCGCGGCGGGCATGCTGATCCCGGACGCGCGTGGACGGCTGACCGCCCACGCCGTCGACATCGTACGCTTTTCCAAGATGCTCGGGGAGTCCGGCATGGATCTGCGGAGCCTACGCCAGGTGCGCAACTCGGCGCACTCACACGCGACCAACGTCGTCTCCCAACTGGCAACGGAGCGTGCGCGAAACACGCCGGTGGCAAAGGAGCGCGTGGTCAACGAGTCCGCTGAAATGGCAACGATGC includes these proteins:
- a CDS encoding FHA domain-containing protein, with product MADFEVHPQGVDPTSTSRFTAIGVPLEPQQMVHGLDPEDTATINALPATSALLIALTGANAGARFLLNADTTTVGRHPKSDIFLDDVTVSRKHALFVRSGRNFFVRDSGSLNGTYVNMQQVEEAKLNDGDEVRIGKYQLTFYGSRQAGE
- the ftsR gene encoding transcriptional regulator FtsR, whose translation is MSPQAKRVEEAELPRTWPQEVSHEPTLKIGEVTSQLRREFPFLASSKIRYFESQGLIEPYRTDSNQRIFSLADVERLRFILIEQRDRYVPLPQIKEMLSQLDSGQASQDHPGRMRALPDDARPTPGTRIHKDELAALTGASLTEIDHLIAAGMLIPDARGRLTAHAVDIVRFSKMLGESGMDLRSLRQVRNSAHSHATNVVSQLATERARNTPVAKERVVNESAEMATMLTNLYRALLTENIDVQLR